The stretch of DNA TATGCCGATACGTCTTACCCAATCACGAGTCGCTTGATCGCTGTTCGACCCAGCATCATTCGTGTCAGGCGGTTTGGGTTTTAACGATTTGAAGAAACGACGGAACATGTTGATCGCCTAGACGATGTTTCTCGATACCTTACGTTACATTCACTCTCGTGTGCCAGCACATTGGCAGGTAAAGGTGGTTTTGGCCCGCTCAGCCAACCCGACGGTTTCGTGTCCGTCATGAAACCGTCAAACCGGCCGCGTCGTAGGCAATCTGTAACAATCGTTTGTCCTCAGCTTCGTTGAGTCGAGAGGCGATCCATACTGACGAGCCGGTCTCGGGAGTTGGATCCGCCCGTTTTATTTCGGGAAACGTTGCCATATCGGCGACGGGAATTTTGATTTGAATCGAGTGTGTGCCGCTGGCAATTGCAAAAATGACTTTAGTGTCTGGATGGGCTAACGCGGCTTGAGCACGAACAATCCATCGTGCGTCGCATGGCAGGTCCTCACCGGCACGCTCCCACAGATAATCGTGCAAGTCGGGATGACCATCGATCTGGCGCATGATGGCATTTCGGCCGCGAATTTCCTTGATTCGTTCGGAGTAGGAATACGTGGGGCAGAACTTATGGAGTGGGCGGAGAATCGTGTCGTTGGCGGGGATTATGAAATCGCCGATTGATTCGACTTCGTCAATTGGCAGCGGATCAGGGATTAATGATTTGAGGAGTCGGTGGAGCATTTTTTGCCAAGGTACTAGATCTCAAAGGATGTTTGGGGTCGCACAGCGGATCCTATCGTGACATGAAAATGAACGCCGTTAACGACGGCGAAGCCGTCGGTTTGGGTTGGTCACGCCAGCAGTGCTTCACGGACCGCTCCGTCGCCGGCGGGGCCGATGAGGCGGTTGTCTAGGCCTTGGAAGGGGTAGGTGAAGCGGTGGGCGTTCATGCCGAGTTGGTGGAGGATGGTCGCTTGCAGGTCGGGGATGCTCATTTTGTCTTGCGTGACAAAATAGCCCAGGTCGTCGGTCTCACCGTGCGTGATGCCACCCTTGATGCCGCCGCCGGCCATCCAGATACTGAAGCAGTGCGGGTGGTGGTCGCGGCCGAGGAATTTGGAGCCGTTTCGCTCTTCGTTCATACTTGTGCGGCCGAATTCTCCGCTCCAGACGACGAGCGTTTCCTCCAGTAGTCCCCGGTTTTTCAAATCGCGCAGTAGTGCGGTGATGGGGCGGTCGATTTGTTTGACCTTATCGGGCAGGCCGTAGACGATGTCGTTTCCCTTGCCGGTGCCGTGAAAATCCCAGCCCCAATCGAACAGTTGCACATAACGCACCCCCTGCTCCACCAACCGCCGCGCCAGCAAACAGTTGTTGGCAAACGAGGCTTGGCCCGGCTGCGTGCCGTAGGCGTCGTGGATGTGTTTGGGTTCGCGGCCGATGTCCATGACCTCCGGGACGGCCATTTGCATGCGGTAGGCGAGTTCGTATTGGCTGATGCGGGAGAGTGTTTCGGGATCGCCGACGGTTTGCAGTTCGATTTCATTCAGCTTGCGGAGCGCATCCAAACTGCGGCGACGGACGTCGCGGTCCATGCCTTTGGGATTGGAGACGTACAGAAT from Symmachiella dynata encodes:
- a CDS encoding DUF1501 domain-containing protein yields the protein MHIAHQQALLQTRRHFLRNCNVGLGSLALAALSGNATAAAPNVEAVNPLAVKQPHFAAKAKNVIYLHMAGSPPQHELFDFKPELVKHNMQPCPDELMKGQRFPFIKGHPKLLGTPYKFTPQGECGTLVSELLPGLSSMIDDVAVIKSMHTDQFNHAPAQLLLYTGSPRFGAAAMGSWITYGLGSENQNLPGFVVLLSGGTDPSGGKSLWGTGFLPSVYQGVQCRTTGEPILYVSNPKGMDRDVRRRSLDALRKLNEIELQTVGDPETLSRISQYELAYRMQMAVPEVMDIGREPKHIHDAYGTQPGQASFANNCLLARRLVEQGVRYVQLFDWGWDFHGTGKGNDIVYGLPDKVKQIDRPITALLRDLKNRGLLEETLVVWSGEFGRTSMNEERNGSKFLGRDHHPHCFSIWMAGGGIKGGITHGETDDLGYFVTQDKMSIPDLQATILHQLGMNAHRFTYPFQGLDNRLIGPAGDGAVREALLA